In Vespula vulgaris chromosome 7, iyVesVulg1.1, whole genome shotgun sequence, a single window of DNA contains:
- the LOC127065034 gene encoding platelet-derived growth factor subunit A-like: MLIQPIKYDFCLRLFILITPILSNTAQSMATNNKSHHHRTPKRLNFSRSLEPSENFLCGEPQSRSYNLRDLMQTVHTNSEIVNFPLYIVSKRCDVHSGCCKSFNMSCTPVESAIYHDEIEIEIESLQTNRTRKQWIRIEQHGECICAVTNSDQRNYSTPNIEML, translated from the coding sequence atgttaatacaaCCGATTAAATACGACTTTTGCCTTAGGCTATTCATCTTGATCACACCGATATTGAGTAATACGGCTCAATCGATGGCGACTAACAATAAAAGTCATCATCATCGTACACCTAAAAGATTGaacttctctcgttcgttaGAACCATCGGAAAATTTCCTTTGCGGAGAACCACAATCCCGCTCTTATAATTTAAGAGATCTGATGCAGACTGTTCATACAAATTCCGAGATCGTCAATTTTCCACTTTACATTGTTTCGAAGCGCTGCGACGTACATTCCGGATGCTGCAAGAGTTTCAATATGAGCTGTACACCGGTCGAATCGGCGATCTATCACGACGAGATAGAGATCGAGATTGAGAGTCTCCAAACGAATCGTACCAGAAAACAATGGATACGAATCGAACAGCACGGTGAATGTATCTGTGCCGTTACCAATTCCGATCAACGGAATTATTCAACGCCGAACATCGAGATGCTTTGA